One window of Mucilaginibacter inviolabilis genomic DNA carries:
- a CDS encoding carbon-nitrogen hydrolase family protein encodes MDLQSVEMRNLEVQDYQELKKSMKSAYMDMDEDYWDANSIRRLIKLFPEGQICITVNDVVVGCALSIIVDYQKFGDNHTYKQITGDSTFKTHNDNGDVLYGIDIFIHPNYRGLRLARRLYEARKALCEKLNLKSIIAGGRIPNYQKYQNDLTPRQYIDKVKYKEIYDPTLSFQLANDFHVRKVLRNYLPEDSRSKGFATLIEWNNVYYEEISTAINQKTVVRIGLVQWQMRSYNNISELLKHAEYFVDAVSDYQADFILFPELFNTPLMADYNHMDSAKAMRELAKYTQPIIEEFSKLAVSYNVNIIAGSMPVIFEDSLYNVSYLFRRNGSMEEVYKIHPTPAEISSWGMRGGDEVKVFETDAGKVGILICYDVEFPELSRILASQDMQILFVPFLTDTQNGYNRVKFCAQARAVENECYVAIAGCVGNLPNVNNMGISYAQSAVFTPSDFGFPTNGIQSEATPNSEMIVIADVDLSLLDELHEYGSVQNLKDRRTDLYNITFNGKKV; translated from the coding sequence ATGGATCTGCAAAGTGTTGAAATGCGTAACCTGGAAGTACAGGACTACCAGGAGCTTAAAAAATCGATGAAATCGGCCTATATGGATATGGACGAGGACTATTGGGATGCCAATTCTATCCGAAGACTCATCAAGCTATTCCCCGAAGGCCAGATCTGTATCACTGTGAATGATGTGGTGGTAGGCTGTGCGCTATCGATTATTGTCGATTACCAAAAGTTCGGCGATAACCATACCTACAAACAAATAACCGGCGACAGTACTTTTAAAACGCACAACGATAATGGCGATGTGTTATACGGCATCGATATTTTTATCCACCCCAACTATCGCGGTCTGCGCCTGGCTCGCCGGTTGTATGAAGCGCGTAAGGCTCTTTGCGAAAAGCTGAACCTCAAAAGCATTATCGCTGGTGGTCGCATCCCCAATTATCAGAAATATCAGAATGATCTGACACCCCGGCAATATATCGACAAGGTAAAGTATAAAGAGATCTATGACCCTACCCTGTCGTTTCAGCTGGCTAATGATTTTCACGTGCGCAAGGTGCTGCGCAATTACCTGCCCGAGGATAGCCGCTCCAAAGGTTTTGCCACCCTCATTGAGTGGAACAACGTGTATTACGAAGAGATCAGCACGGCCATCAATCAAAAAACGGTGGTGCGCATAGGCCTGGTACAATGGCAAATGCGGAGTTATAATAACATCAGCGAACTGTTGAAACATGCCGAATATTTTGTTGATGCGGTAAGCGATTACCAGGCCGATTTTATTCTCTTCCCCGAGCTGTTCAACACCCCGCTGATGGCCGATTATAATCACATGGATTCGGCCAAGGCCATGCGCGAGCTGGCCAAATACACGCAGCCCATTATCGAAGAGTTCTCCAAACTGGCCGTATCCTACAACGTAAATATTATTGCGGGCAGCATGCCCGTTATTTTTGAAGATTCACTGTACAATGTATCCTACCTGTTCAGACGAAACGGCAGTATGGAAGAGGTTTACAAGATACATCCTACTCCGGCCGAGATCAGCTCATGGGGTATGCGCGGAGGCGATGAAGTAAAAGTATTTGAAACTGATGCCGGTAAAGTAGGTATCCTGATCTGTTATGATGTGGAGTTTCCCGAACTATCGCGCATATTGGCCAGTCAGGATATGCAAATCTTATTCGTACCCTTTTTGACCGATACGCAGAACGGTTACAACCGGGTTAAATTTTGCGCTCAGGCCCGTGCTGTAGAGAACGAATGTTATGTAGCCATTGCAGGCTGCGTGGGTAATTTGCCTAATGTAAACAATATGGGCATCAGCTACGCACAATCGGCGGTGTTTACGCCGTCAGACTTTGGCTTCCCCACCAATGGTATCCAGTCTGAAGCTACGCCTAACAGCGAAATGATTGTGATCGCGGACGTAGATCTTTCCCTGCTGGATGAGTTACATGAATACGGCAGCGTACAGAATCTGAAAGATCGCCGAACTGATTTGTATAATATTACATTTAACGGCAAAAAAGTGTAA
- a CDS encoding DoxX family protein, whose amino-acid sequence MHLIKNISLIILVIGYALAGINHFINPTSYYRIIPHYLPYPVVINIIAGAAEILLALLLIPTQTRPMAAYTIILMLIAFLPVHISMISDAPLRLGKLTVTPLLAWIRLMLQPVLMAWAWWYTKS is encoded by the coding sequence ATGCATCTTATCAAAAATATAAGCCTGATTATACTGGTAATTGGGTACGCGCTTGCAGGTATCAATCATTTTATCAATCCAACATCGTATTACCGCATCATTCCGCATTACCTACCCTACCCGGTAGTTATTAATATCATAGCGGGTGCTGCCGAAATATTGCTGGCTCTGCTGCTGATCCCAACACAAACCAGACCGATGGCGGCTTATACTATAATATTAATGCTGATTGCTTTTTTACCGGTACACATTAGTATGATAAGTGATGCACCACTAAGATTGGGCAAGCTCACCGTAACTCCATTACTGGCCTGGATACGCCTGATGCTGCAGCCAGTGCTGATGGCCTGGGCATGGTGGTATACTAAATCGTAG
- a CDS encoding RDD family protein: MKFTRVIPKAYIKLRILTTLIDYTIFGTFYFTYLYVFNESAQPGHMEVNGIMTWPIPIVWILYFVLLESINGTPGHDLCKLKVVKTDGSKVSFTDALKRRICDPIDIFIYGIPALILVSKTEKHQRLGDLLANTVVVKASDIVITEATF, from the coding sequence ATGAAATTTACACGGGTTATACCTAAAGCTTACATCAAACTGCGCATACTGACCACGCTAATTGATTATACCATTTTTGGTACTTTCTATTTTACCTACCTGTATGTATTTAACGAGTCAGCCCAACCGGGCCATATGGAAGTTAATGGGATAATGACATGGCCAATACCCATTGTTTGGATCCTTTATTTTGTACTGTTAGAATCCATAAATGGCACCCCCGGACATGATCTGTGTAAATTAAAAGTAGTAAAAACCGATGGATCAAAGGTTAGCTTTACGGATGCGCTGAAACGACGTATTTGTGACCCCATTGACATATTTATTTATGGGATACCGGCACTGATCCTGGTTTCAAAAACAGAAAAACACCAACGCCTGGGCGATTTGCTGGCTAATACCGTTGTTGTAAAGGCAAGCGATATCGTCATAACCGAAGCTACTTTTTAA
- a CDS encoding alpha/beta hydrolase family protein, protein MIRKDNYTLPGAKGRPMLIDVTYDDALKNAPVVIFAHGFKGFKDWGTHNLVADYFARNGFRYLKFNFSHNGTTPDHPTDFADLIAFSDNTFSIELEDLDTIIDFACSGSGMAAANGVFLIGHSMGGGISIIKSAEDSRIKKLVTMASISSFRNLWPQQSEAQWYLQGVIYMHNSRTGQQMPLKSTLLDDLDKHPLRLNIPAKAAEVQQPWLLVHGDIDPTVPLDHAKELHTAQPRSELVIIKGGDHVLGASHPYTGDTLPAALQEFCDRTIAFFNY, encoded by the coding sequence ATGATCCGTAAAGACAATTATACACTGCCCGGCGCTAAGGGCCGCCCGATGTTGATAGATGTAACGTATGACGATGCACTTAAAAACGCGCCGGTAGTGATCTTTGCGCATGGGTTTAAAGGCTTTAAAGATTGGGGCACACATAACCTGGTAGCCGATTATTTCGCCCGTAACGGTTTCCGGTACCTCAAATTTAACTTCTCGCATAATGGCACTACGCCAGATCATCCTACCGATTTTGCCGATCTGATTGCCTTTAGTGATAATACCTTTTCCATCGAGCTGGAAGACCTGGATACTATTATTGATTTTGCCTGCAGCGGCTCGGGTATGGCCGCAGCCAATGGTGTATTTTTAATAGGGCATAGTATGGGTGGCGGCATCAGCATCATCAAATCAGCAGAGGACAGTCGCATCAAAAAACTGGTCACCATGGCTTCCATATCCAGCTTCCGCAATCTGTGGCCGCAGCAAAGCGAAGCGCAATGGTATCTGCAGGGCGTCATTTATATGCACAACTCCCGCACCGGGCAGCAAATGCCGCTCAAATCAACCTTGCTGGATGACCTGGACAAACACCCTTTACGGCTGAATATCCCAGCCAAAGCCGCCGAAGTACAACAGCCCTGGCTGCTGGTGCATGGCGACATCGACCCAACGGTTCCCCTTGATCATGCCAAAGAACTGCATACAGCCCAACCCAGGTCCGAGCTGGTGATCATCAAAGGCGGTGACCATGTTTTAGGCGCCTCGCATCCTTACACCGGGGATACGCTCCCCGCTGCCCTACAGGAATTTTGCGACAGGACAATAGCCTTTTTTAATTATTGA
- a CDS encoding MBL fold metallo-hydrolase has protein sequence MSLEGSRKEGKKYINVIPTDEGGFGKILPILGEYINNKAENTPLKTLGPFKTDTTAYQNPPASGLRITWIGHTSILIEIDGKRILTDPVWSQRVSFSKYIGPKRFFQPPLSLSELPPLDAIIISHDHYDHLDKDTIQFFAGSSTPFYCSVGVGQHLIKWGIAENRITEMDWGNSVVIGNDLVVTATPSRHFSGRGITGRNETLWSSFVIRGTKHNIYFGADSGWSPSFAEIGEAFGPFDLTILEIGAYGKYWPDIHMGPDHASNAHLALKGKLMMPVHYGTFSLAPHAWYEPIERLTDLAKDKNINLFVPKPGEPTEVKEAYNSNWWKPYLS, from the coding sequence ATGAGTTTAGAAGGATCACGAAAAGAAGGAAAAAAATATATTAACGTTATACCAACCGACGAAGGCGGCTTTGGTAAAATACTACCGATACTGGGCGAATACATCAACAACAAGGCCGAGAATACCCCTCTTAAAACACTAGGCCCTTTTAAAACCGATACAACTGCATACCAAAATCCGCCGGCCAGTGGCCTGCGCATCACCTGGATTGGCCATACCAGTATATTAATTGAGATTGATGGCAAACGTATCCTCACCGATCCGGTTTGGAGCCAGCGTGTTTCGTTTTCCAAATACATTGGCCCTAAGCGCTTTTTTCAGCCACCGCTTTCATTAAGTGAATTGCCCCCGCTGGATGCTATCATTATATCACATGATCATTATGACCACCTGGATAAAGATACTATTCAATTTTTCGCCGGTTCTTCAACGCCGTTCTATTGTTCGGTAGGTGTAGGCCAACACCTGATTAAATGGGGTATTGCCGAAAACCGTATCACCGAAATGGACTGGGGTAATAGCGTAGTGATCGGTAATGATCTGGTAGTTACGGCTACCCCTTCGAGGCATTTTTCGGGCCGGGGTATCACTGGCCGTAATGAAACCTTATGGTCGTCATTCGTTATCAGAGGCACAAAACACAATATTTATTTTGGTGCCGATTCGGGCTGGTCGCCCAGTTTTGCGGAAATCGGCGAAGCCTTTGGCCCGTTTGATCTCACGATATTGGAAATTGGCGCTTATGGCAAATACTGGCCCGATATACACATGGGCCCCGATCATGCCTCCAACGCGCACCTGGCCCTCAAAGGCAAGCTGATGATGCCCGTACACTACGGCACTTTCAGTCTGGCCCCGCACGCCTGGTATGAACCTATTGAACGGTTAACCGATTTGGCAAAAGATAAAAATATTAACCTGTTTGTCCCCAAACCCGGCGAACCAACCGAAGTAAAAGAAGCCTACAACAGCAATTGGTGGAAACCATATTTGTCGTAA
- a CDS encoding RDD family protein, translating into MAQTFILVIDGKPQGPFSIDQLKDHKVKPTDFIKTPEMDDYKEAQEIAELRALFGFAKPALLMQYYGSFDQRLLASVLDWFILFGVFVIIAFIVVLLFIQDKETRIIVSFSILGVIPLAKVIYHIVMESSAKQATYGKQMLKIKVVDMNGDRISTGVAISRNLLKLLSALPFCLGYVIAFFNKKQQCLHDMLANTLVIKERLF; encoded by the coding sequence ATGGCTCAAACCTTTATATTGGTAATTGATGGTAAACCACAAGGCCCTTTTAGCATCGACCAGCTAAAAGACCACAAAGTAAAACCTACCGACTTTATAAAAACCCCAGAAATGGACGATTATAAAGAAGCACAGGAAATTGCCGAACTACGCGCACTTTTCGGTTTTGCTAAACCAGCATTGCTCATGCAATATTATGGCAGTTTTGATCAGCGGCTGCTGGCTTCGGTATTGGATTGGTTTATCCTCTTCGGCGTGTTTGTGATTATCGCTTTTATTGTAGTACTGTTGTTTATTCAGGATAAAGAAACGCGTATTATTGTATCCTTCAGTATTTTGGGCGTTATCCCCCTGGCTAAAGTGATTTATCATATTGTGATGGAAAGCTCCGCCAAACAGGCCACCTACGGCAAACAAATGCTCAAGATTAAAGTGGTAGATATGAATGGCGACCGTATCAGTACAGGTGTGGCTATCAGCCGTAATTTACTCAAACTGCTTTCTGCACTGCCCTTTTGCTTGGGTTATGTAATAGCTTTCTTCAACAAGAAACAGCAATGCCTGCATGATATGCTGGCTAATACCCTGGTGATCAAGGAAAGGTTATTTTAA